The sequence below is a genomic window from Fundidesulfovibrio magnetotacticus.
CCCCACCGGGGTCAACGCCCGCGATGTGCTCTTCACCGTCACCCGGGACAAGGCCTTCACCGCCGCCCTGGGCCGCGAGATGCTCGACGCCGTGGCCGCCGCCAAAGACGCCGGACGCCTGCCCGAAGGGCTGGTGGGCCAGTATCTGGGCTGGGTGGCCAAGTGCTGGAAGGAGGAGGGCCGCGACGTGATCCTGCGTGGCGCGCCGCACCTGCTGCTGGCCAGCGCCCCCGCCGACGCGCCCTGCCCCGTGCAGGACACCCACATCGCCCTGGCCACCTTCGAGCTTCTGGCCGCGTCCCAGGGCCTGGGCACCCTCTGGGACGGCCTGTTCATGATGGCCCTGGCCGTCTGCCCGCAGATCCTGCCGCGCCTGGGCCTGCCCGGGGGGCATCAGATCGGCTACGCCATGCTCTTCGGCAAGCCCGCCGTGGCCTACCAGCGCGTGGCCCCGCACGGCCCGGCCCGCGTGAACGCCCTGGGCTGAGCCCCCCCGCCGCGCCGGTTCGCCGGGACGGCCGCGCGCCGTCCCGGCCCTTCCCCCGGAACCGGGCCGGGCGGCTGCCGCCTGCTCCGATCCTCGCCCCGAGCCGCGTCCACCGCCCGTCGGCACCGGGCCTGCCGGCTCCAGCCAGTTCCGGGAAAACTCACGGCCTCATCTTTTCCTTTCGCCCCTTGCCCGGAACACCGGGATGCCCTAGTCTGCACGGTGCGATTTCCCCTCGCGAGGGGACAGGACGCCTCCCCGTCAACATCCCACAGGAGACGCCGCGCCATGCTCGACGCCCTGCACATTCTGCTCACTTACCGTTGCACCCTGGAGTGCGACCACTGCTTCGTCCACGCCGGTCCCTACGCGCCGGGCGTGATGACCCTGCCGCGCCTGCGGGGGCTCATCGAGCAGGCCTCGGCCATGGAGGGCGTGCGCTGGGTGTACTTCGAAGGCGGCGAGCCCCTGCTGCTCTACCCGGTGCTGCTGCGGGGCCTGAAGCTGGCGAAGGGGCTTGGGCTGCTCACGGGGCTGGTGACCAACGCCTACGGCGCGGTCTCGGACGAGGACGCCGAGGCCTGGCTCACCCCCCTGGCGGAAGCGGGGCTTTCCTACCTCAACATCAGCGACGACACCTTCCACTACGAGGAGGAGCGCAACCCGGCCCGCACCGCCCTGGCGGCGGCGGCGCGGCTGGGCATCCCCACGGACCCCATCCGCATCGGACGCCCCCGCGCGGAGCCAGAACCCGGAGACGACGGGCGCAAGGGCGCGCCGGTGGTCGGTGGCGGGCCGCTCTTTCGCGGCAGGGCGGCGGACAAGCTCACGGCCGGGCTGCCCACGCGGCCCTGGCAGGAGTTCACCACCTGCCCCTACGAGGAGTTGCGCCGCCCCGAGCGCATACACGCGGACCCCTACGGCCACCTGCACCTCTGCCAGGGCCTGAGCCTGGGCAACGCCTGGGAACGCCCCCTGGCCGAACTGGTCGACGGCTACGACGCCGCCCGCCACCCCATCGCCGGGCCGCTGGCCGAGGGCGGCCCGGCCGAACTGGCCCGACGCCACGGCATCCACCTGGAGACGCCCTGCGTGGACGAATGCCACCTCTGCTACCTGGTGCGCCGGGCGCTGCTGGAGCGCTTCCCGGAACTGCTGGCCCCGAGG
It includes:
- a CDS encoding radical SAM protein; this encodes MLDALHILLTYRCTLECDHCFVHAGPYAPGVMTLPRLRGLIEQASAMEGVRWVYFEGGEPLLLYPVLLRGLKLAKGLGLLTGLVTNAYGAVSDEDAEAWLTPLAEAGLSYLNISDDTFHYEEERNPARTALAAAARLGIPTDPIRIGRPRAEPEPGDDGRKGAPVVGGGPLFRGRAADKLTAGLPTRPWQEFTTCPYEELRRPERIHADPYGHLHLCQGLSLGNAWERPLAELVDGYDAARHPIAGPLAEGGPAELARRHGIHLETPCVDECHLCYLVRRALLERFPELLAPRQVYGP
- a CDS encoding nitroreductase family protein produces the protein MLDLRIDETLCIRCGECAADCPAGIITLNDLPEITDEQGCYKCMHCYAVCPEGALSILGSDPADPAWKPGPLPGTGELANLVRMRRSVRRFQDENLPWERIEALLQNASHAPTGVNARDVLFTVTRDKAFTAALGREMLDAVAAAKDAGRLPEGLVGQYLGWVAKCWKEEGRDVILRGAPHLLLASAPADAPCPVQDTHIALATFELLAASQGLGTLWDGLFMMALAVCPQILPRLGLPGGHQIGYAMLFGKPAVAYQRVAPHGPARVNALG